The proteins below are encoded in one region of Rhododendron vialii isolate Sample 1 chromosome 7a, ASM3025357v1:
- the LOC131332836 gene encoding uncharacterized protein LOC131332836 produces MCRWLVEAIPNTRAIWTSTNEGKFKQLFVSYGCSIAAFRKGYLRPVLKLDACFLTGYYRGHVLSASAHDTDNGLYPLAYAIVSSENDEDWLWFLINLKEVIGGRQVVLVTDRNTSLLSSIIKVFGGDCNSWCLRHLKENFSKFASSKELKAERRNTALKVVNDLAYARTEDSFRYHLGKLYGICPDLSKWVEDNNPKHWSNAFFPYKRWDKMYTNLAECFNSWILPLRELDIIQFMTGHVSKTTKLLLRKHTEVRKWKLPVGKQIEDMTLRSLKNMLENLRIVTPRRPSSLSLMTLGDFMQSS; encoded by the coding sequence ATGTGTCGATGGCTTGTTGAAGCCATACCAAACACGAGAGCAATATGGACGTCGACAAATGAAGGCAAGTTCAAGCAACTATTTGTTTCTTATGGTTGCTCTATTGCTGCATTCAGAAAAGGTTATTTAAGGCcagttttgaaattggacgcATGTTTCTTGACTGGATACTATCGGGGCCACGTTCTATCGGCTAGTGCACATGATACGGACAATGGGTTATACCCCCTAGCATATGCCATTGTGTCTAGTGAGAATGATGAAGACTGGTTATGGTTCTTGATTAATCTTAAGGAAGTTATTGGAGGACGTCAAGTTGTGTTGGTCACCGATCGGAACACTTCTTTGTTGAGTAGTATAATTAAGGTTTTTGGCGGGGATTGTAATTCATGGTGTCTCCGTCACCTAAAGGAAAACTTCAGCAAGTTTGCTAGCTCAAAGGAGTTGAAAGCTGAAAGACGGAACACGGCTCTAAAGGTGGTTAATGATCTTGCGTATGCAAGGACCGAAGACTCATTCAGGTATCATTTGGGCAAGTTGTATGGGATTTGTCCTGATCTTTCAAAATGGGTGGAAGATAACAATCCAAAGCACTGGTCGAATGCATTTTTCCCTTACAAGAGATGGGACAAGATGTACACAAATCTGGCTGAATGTTTCAATTCTTGGATATTGCCATTAAGGGAATTGGACATCATCCAATTTATGACAGGACACGTGTCCAAGACCACTAAGTTGTTGCTCCGTAAGCATACCGAGGTTAGGAAATGGAAATTGCCGGTTGGGAAACAAATTGAGGATATGACATTAAGAAGTCTCAAGAATATGCTCGAAAATTTACGCATCGTAACTCCTCGCCGACCGAGTTCATTGTCGCTAATGACACTAGGCGACTTTATGCAGTCAAGTTGA
- the LOC131332837 gene encoding uncharacterized protein LOC131332837: MSSSSVSSGCSLTRKCLCGDEVVLKPSGTDLNPSRRFLGCPKYPIKYMQEKANFFEDKTKEYEKKAQEYEDKAKEFDNMTQVYEWKIKEMKRIERKKIKEARTMERNIWMKLLVALLVIENAKKKTLTGFCYWGGERKLNANGTFLYNGGTCVAVLLEEGSKINELREKVCGALNMNLEGKLYFYNTKRDKTKYITLNDDNSVAMLFHLNEDDVDLFAEDIRQNNDNILTFYNSTRESMVTDNISSPGGTVAVPSPSQVSNSCSQEMGLVPYLPKNANEILTGKGQLFDSPDLFKQSVLLFAASNKFSFNYLDNSRTYYRLVCKVVGCPWKLTAKCEGSTDLVRVIMFRNEHLHNAEDASNYKLIFRSQQVGLLFKN, from the exons ATGTCCTCAAGTTCAGTTAGTTCAGGTTGTAGTTTGACGAGAAAGTGCCTTTGTGGTGATGAAGTTGTTTTGAAGCCTTCTGGAACTGATTTGAATCCTAGTAGGAGGTTTCTTGGGTGTCCTAAATATCCG ATTAAGTATATGCAAGAGAAAGCCAACTTCTTTGAGGACAAAACCAAGGAGTACGAGAAGAAGGCTCAAGAGTATGAGGATAAGGCAAAAGAGTTTGATAACATGACTCAAGTTTATGAGTGGAAGATTAAGGAGATGAAGAgaattgaaagaaagaaaattaaggaGGCTAGGACAATGGAAAGAAATATTTGGATGAAATTGCTGGTTGCACTGCTG GTTATAGAGAATgcgaaaaagaaaacattgacAGGTTTTTGCTACTGGGGTGGGGAACGAAAGTTAAATGCCAATGGCACCTTCTTGTACAACGGTGGGACGTGTGTAGCTGTTCTACTTGAGGAAGGAAGTAAAATAAATGAGTTACGTGAGAAGGTTTGTGGTGCTCTTAACATGAATTTGGAAGGTAAATTGTACTTTTATAACACAAAGAGGGACAAGACGAAGTATATAACATTAAATGATGACAACAGTGTTGCAATGTTGTTCCACCTGAACGAAGATGATGTCGACTTGTTCGCAGAAGATATAAGACAAAATAATGACAATATCCTGACCTTTTACAATTCAACAAG GGAATCGATGGTCACTGACAACATTAGCTCGCCTGGAGGAACAGTGGCAGTACCTTCTCCCAGTCAGGTAAGCAATAGTTGTAGCCAAGAGATGGGGTTGGTACCGTACTTGCCGAAAAATGCAAATGAGATATTAACCGGGAAGGGTCAACTATTTGATAGCCCTGACCTATTCAAGCAATCAGTGCTACTATTTGCTGCATCGAACAAGTTTAGCTTCAATTACTTGGATAATAGTAGAACGTACTACCGATTGGTATGTAAAGTAGTGGGGTGTCCTTGGAAGCTTACGGCAAAATGTGAGGGTTCCACTGATTTGGTTCGTGTCATAATGTTTAGGAATGAACACCTACACAATGCAGAAGATGCTAGTAATTATAAGTTGATCTTTCGCAGTCAACAAGTGGGCTTGCTTTTCAAAAACTGA